A DNA window from Vespula vulgaris chromosome 18, iyVesVulg1.1, whole genome shotgun sequence contains the following coding sequences:
- the LOC127070374 gene encoding cell division cycle protein 20 homolog, translated as MSHLKYMKELNNLTRMDEAIKGPLPRWQKKCLETSNSSNVSLNSSRKVMSASFMNTTTGKTPTDKKDSKNKKTPSKGNKKSPGRNVNTPASTPNGGDRFIPCRSTTNFDLGYYKIQQQQIDQDGDKGDNISPTKKEMQRLIGENLHGGDINNMRVLSYQNKAPAPPEGYQNPLRVVYSQTKTPASVKASTRYIPQAPDRILDAPEIIDDYYLNLIDWSESNVLAVALGSSVYLWNAGTGTIAQLFELESNDYVCSVAWIQEGPYLAIGTTVGNTELWDCSEVKRVRVMNGHASRVGSLAWNSHILTSGCRGGQIVHHDVRQRQHLISSVNAHAQEVCGLKWSPDGKYLASGGNDNMLYIWPVVAGQNHSHTQPLYTLNQHQAAVKALAWCPWQNNILASGGGTADRTIRFWNCNTGACLNSIDTKSQVCSLLWSSTYKEIISGHGYAQNQLTIWKYPGMTKVAELTGHSSRVLHLAMSPDGTTVLSAGADETLRLWKCFLPDPHKKKELSEIKSIPSRLKQSIR; from the exons ATGTcgcatttaaaatatatgaaagaattaaataatttaacccGAATGGATGAAGCCATCAAAGGACCACTTCCACGCTGGCAGAAAAAATGTTTGGAGACTTCAAATTCAAG taatgTTAGCTTGAACTCATCACGCAAAGTTATGTCTGCATCTTTTATGAATACTACTACGGGGAAGACCCcaacagataaaaaagattcaaagaataaaaagacaccatcaaaaggaaataaaaagtctccag GTCGTAATGTCAATACTCCTGCCAGTACACCTAATGGTGGAGATAGATTTATTCCTTGTAGATCAACAACAAACTTCGATTTAGGTTATTAtaag aTTCAGCAGCAACAAATAGACCAAGATGGTGACAAAGGAGATAATATAAGTcctacgaaaaaagaaatgcaacgTTTGATAGGAGAAAATTTACATGGTGgggatattaataatatgagaGTTTTATCATATCAGAATAAAGCACCAGCTCCACCTGAAGGATATCAGAATCCTTTAAGAGTTGTCTATAGTCAGACGAAAACACCAGCTAGTGTTAAAGCTTCTACAAGATATATCCCACAAGCCCCTGATCGAATATTAGATGCACCAGAAATTATTGATGATTATT ATTTGAATCTAATTGATTGGTCAGAAAGTAATGTTTTAGCTGTAGCTTTAGGTAGTAGTGTATATTTATGGAATGCTGGAACAGGCACTATAGCACAATTATTTGAGTTAGAAAGCAATGATTATGTATGTTCTGTAGCATGGATTCAGGAAGGTCCATATTTAGCCATTGGAACTACTGTAGGAAATACAGAATTATGGGATTGTAGTGAAGTAAAAAGAGTACGTGTAATGAATGGTCATGCTTCTAGAGTTGGTTCTCTTGCATGGAATTCTCATATTTTGACAAGTGGCTGCAG aggTGGTCAAATAGTACACCATGATGTTAGACAACGTCAGCATTTAATATCATCTGTAAATGCACATGCTCAAGAAGTATGTGGTTTAAAATGGTCACCAGATGGAAAGTATTTAGCTAGTGGTGGCAATGATAATATGCTTTATATATGGCCAGTAGTTGCTGGGCAGAATCATTCCCATACTCAACCCCTTTATACATTGAATCAACACCAAGCAGCTGTAAAAGCATTAGCATGGTGTCCTTggcaaaataatattttagctagtggtggtggtactgCAGATAGAACAATTAGATTTTGGAATTGTAATACAG GAGCTTGCCTAAATAGTATAGATACAAAATCACAAGTATGCTCTTTGCTTTGGTCTTCAACATATAAGGAAATAATATCAGGCCATGGATATGCACAAAATCAATTAACTATATGGAAATATCCAGGGATGACAAAAGTTGCAGAATTAACTGGCCATTCTAGTCGTGTTTTACATTTAGCCATGTCTCCTGATGGTACTACAGTTCTTAGTGCAGGTGCTGATGAAACATTAAGATTGTGGAAATGTTTTCTACCTGATCCACATAAGAAGAAGGAACTTAGTGAAATTAAATCTATACCGTCTAGACTTAAGCAGTctataagataa
- the LOC127070370 gene encoding protein inturned, giving the protein MNDAESKTLLLKPDQTSHLENTKQDDNEHNWWASDSGSSTGSYYSDSDSSIIEWESEIGPNGEVFYIESPVETLSSNHTSCDDSRKSPQPELTRRRSTRAGKLMRLLRRKDSKRWSTRNKKGNTNLVGSNRGSQEKEGNGNKEVTFRDFQAGEIREVTLWVDPEKRHKLGRRATLCEAYFGITPGTFSDKVRVMVAGFIPDGEAMKNKNIKIGDWLKSINSNNVTFQNLDYVLSEITTPTNVTLELQRVAGIDVTAKVPGMNTVKQSSLVQNIVNKGESVNLMESLLIYPLGIIYLCTTDLSETGQELQGVLYSFPRSDNVHSTLCSARGAFITLNHLLPEIVGAQPISTTVHIAGEEMHIVYTSCNEELLLIALPEKCCSLEEAGMLSADIVKTLEFTYQSLTKCFTNQENYDSIDHFFFLIIQRLLDIKNSEDSTNSSKSEIDLQCCTRNLENYKFKSSFSVAHFVHLPRDAQIQIDAALNEMEAMDYRDWNEDPMDCQRLYTILGSCIYHKCYLLGSHLPHEDLIEIHAFLRQNGLLNLVNTEPVKSLVIWKRVYPLSCNRGNVETHSSNQPLVPNGKWFLLIVGYEHDLLAVLLESGGCTAKYDDTTGPDVFYVEEAQETLKHIQKIGITTLAAKWITSNARPEVIPYEDSILSKQSSSITENLLGFIKSSDVQSVIPKPNLNTSANKKTQELASILKKRNLEESPTVLGSVYSLQTSEDSLSQGTGAISEVSDEAMPILGRRATREKISSGSKYSDDSDSDIDIYRNDSQVINSDISNIRDNLLNQVEYLLPNKLTAGEKNYLYHYVHLDLTEGILLSSHPIETTSKDNKILINFNRCVHMIHRLLHNTIRFKTMLNQDMDKTVINKSLIAIKEHGILFEWENTTYWVIGRLYTTPHPKELYVCYQDSAPQNLVEIAFRLN; this is encoded by the exons atgaatgatgcAGAGAGTAAGACATTATTATTGAAACCTGATCAAACAAGCCATTTAGAAAATACAAAGCAAGATGATAATGAACATAATTGGTGGGCAAGTGACAGTGGGTCAAGTACAGGTTCATATTACTCTGACAGTGACAG CTCAATAATTGAATGGGAGTCAGAAATTGGACCAAATGGGGAAGTATTCTATATAGAATCTCCCGTAGAAACTCTATCAAGCAATCATACATCTTGCGACGATTCAAGAAAAAGTCCACAACCAGAATTAACTCGAAGGCGTAGTACTAGAGCAGGTAAACTCATGCGTCTGCTAAGACGTAAGGACAGTAAAAGATGGagtacaagaaataaaaaaggtaaTACTAATTTAGTTGGTAGTAATAGAGGAAGtcaagaaaaggaaggaaatggAAATAAGGAAGTTACTTTTAGAGATTTTCAG GCAGGTGAAATTCGTGAAGTTACTTTGTGGGTTGATCCTGAAAAAAGACATAAATTAGGAAGAAGAGCAACATTATGTGAAGCATATTTTGGTATAACACCAGGTACTTTTTCAGATAAAGTTAGAGTTATGGTTGCTGGATTTATACCAGATGGTGaagcaatgaaaaataaaaatattaaaattggaGATTGGTTAAAGAGCATAAATTCAAACAATGTTACATTCCAAAACTTGGATTATGTATTATCTGAGATAACTACTCCAACAAAT GTAACATTAGAACTTCAAAGAGTAGCAGGGATTGATGTTACAGCAAAAGTGCCTGGAATGAATACAgttaaa cAATCATCATTAGTACAAAATATTGTTAACAAAGGAGAAAGTGTGAACTTAATGgaaagtttattaatttatccactaggtataatatatctatgtactaCAGATCTTTCAGAAACAGGTCAAGAATTGCAGGGTGTATTATACTCCTTTCCAAGATCTGATAATGTACATTCTACTTTATGTTCAGCAAGAGGTGCTTTTATAACATTAAATCATTTGTTACCAGAGATAGTAGGTGCACAACCAATCAG tacAACTGTACATATAGCAGGAGAAGAAATGCACATTGTATATACATCCTGCAatgaagaattattattgattgcATTGCCAGAGAaatg tTGTAGTCTTGAAGAAGCTGGTATGTTATCCGCAGACATTGTCAAGACTTTAGAATTCACTTATCAATCATTAACAAAATGTTTTACAAATCAAGAGAATTATGATAGCatagatcattttttctttttaattatacaaagattattggatataaaaaattctgaaGATAGTACTAACAGTTCAAAGAGTGAAATAGATTTACAATGTTGTACAAGAAACCTTGAGAATTATAAGTTCAAAAGCAGTTTTTCAGTGGCACATTTTGTTCACTTGCCAAGAGATGCTCAAATACAAATTGATGCTGCATTAAATGAAATGGAAGCTATGGATTATAGAGATTgg AATGAAGATCCTATGGATTGTCAAAGACTGTATACAATACTTGGCAGTTGCATATATCATAAATGTTATCTCCTAGGATCTCATTTACCTCATGaagatttaattgaaatacaTGCATTTTTACGACAAAATGGCTTGCTGAATCTGGTTAATACAGAACCTGTGAAATCTCTTGTCATATGGAAAAGAGTTTATCCTTTATCTTGTAATCGAGGAAATGTTGAGACACATAGTTCTAATCAACCATTGGTTCCAAATGGGAAATGGTTTTTACTTATTGTTGGCTATGAACATGATTTATTAGCAGTTCTTTTAGAATCTGGTGGTTGTACTGCAAA GTATGATGACACAACCGGACCAGATGTTTTTTATGTAGAAGAAGCTCAAGAAACTCTTAAACATATACAGAAAATTGGAATAACAACATTAGCTGCAAAGTGGATCACATCTAATGCCAGACCAGAAGTGATTCCTTATGAAGATAGTATATTATCAAAACAATCATCCAGCATAACAGAAAATTTATTAGGCTTTATAAAATCATCGGATGTACAAAGTGTAATACCTAAGCCAAATCTTAATACTTCTGCTAATAAAAAAACGCAAGAACTGGcttcaattttaaaaaagcGCAATTTAGAAGAAAGTCCAACAGTTTTAGGATCAG TGTATTCTCTGCAAACATCAGAAGATTCATTAAGTCAAGGAACTGGTGCAATAAGTGAAGTTAGTGATGAGGCAATGCCAATATTAGGAAGACGAGCAACTAGAGAAAAAATTAGTAGTGGATCAAAATATTCTGATGATAGTGATTCAGACATAGATATTTACAgg AATGACAGTCAGGTAATAAATAGCGATATATCCAATATACGGGACAATTTGCTAAATCAGGTGGAATATTTACTACCAAACAAATTAACTGCAggcgaaaaaaattatttatatcattatgtACATTTGGATTTAACCGAGGGTATTTTGTTGTCTTCTCATCCAATTGAAACCACATCAAAAGACaacaaaattctaataaattttaacaGATGTGTGCATATGATACATAGACTATTACATAACACAATACGTTTTAAAACGATGTTGAACCAAGATATGGATAAAACTGTAATTAACAAAAGTTTAATTGCTATTAAAGAACATGGTATTCTTTTTGAATGGGAGAACACAACATATTGGGTCATAGGACGATTATATACAACTCCACATCCAAAAgaattgtatgtatgttatcAGGATTCTGCACCACAGAATTTAGTTGAAATAGCATTTAGATTAAACTAA